Proteins from one Malania oleifera isolate guangnan ecotype guangnan chromosome 4, ASM2987363v1, whole genome shotgun sequence genomic window:
- the LOC131153449 gene encoding universal stress protein PHOS32 — protein MGRTGGGVRLPGFCLNRIRSHVRVRSPPIQSNLPEGKSPPESDVKKEETPGAVKAGEEAAKPGGAAAEKPAGPPGPAVARRIMIVVDSSLEAKGAMHWALSHTVQTHDTVVLLHFVKTTSNPKPPAKGDVKDSKDPTPRIYELLYSTKRMCQLKKPEVQVEVVVAEGKEKGPTIVERAKREGVALLVLGQKKASMTWRLLSMWAGYRVGCCVDYCINHSHCMAIAVRRKSKKVGGYLITTKRHKDFWLLA, from the exons ATGGGCAGAACCGGTGGTGGTGTGAGGCTGCCGGGTTTCTGCTTGAACCGGATCCGGTCTCACGTTCGGGTCCGGTCGCCTCCGATTCAGTCCAACCTCCCCGAGGGGAAATCCCCGCCGGAGTCTGATGTCAAGAAGGAAGAGACTCCTGGGGCTGTTAAAGCCGGCGAAGAGGCGGCGAAACCAGGTGGTGCGGCGGCGGAGAAACCAGCTGGTCCGCCGGGGCCGGCGGTGGCTAGGAGAATCATGATCGTGGTGGACTCCAGCCTTGAAGCTAAGGGAGCCATGCACTGGGCGCTCTCTCATACGGTTCAAACCCATGACACTGTCGTTCTTCTGCATTTCGTCAAGACTACTTCCAATCCCAAACCACCAGCTAAAG GTGATGTAAAGGACAGTAAGGATCCAACTCCGAGGATCTACGAACTGCTTTATTCTACGAAGAGAATGTGTCAGTTGAAGAAACCTGAG GTGCAAGTAGAGGTGGTGGTGGCAGAAGGGAAGGAGAAGGGGCCGACCATAGTAGAACGGgcaaagagagaaggggtggcACTACTGGTGCTGGGCCAGAAAAAGGCCTCCATGACGTGGCGGCTCCTCTCCATGTGGGCGGGTTATCGGGTAGGGTGCTGTGTGGACTACTGCATCAACCACTCGCATTGCATGGCCATTGCCGTGAGAAGGAAGAGCAAGAAGGTAGGAGGCTACCTGATCACCACCAAGCGCCACAAGGACTTCTGGCTCTTGGCCTAG